From Anoplopoma fimbria isolate UVic2021 breed Golden Eagle Sablefish chromosome 11, Afim_UVic_2022, whole genome shotgun sequence, one genomic window encodes:
- the LOC129098220 gene encoding uncharacterized protein LOC129098220, with protein MKSLCFWVTVLLGLCFRSSLAFPPKDFRQHASFQSPQITGRSQHTQQLKNPAEEREQVNTVRLTCHPDSLEIIIKADMFGVGAPVDSHELRLGVEQNDYCRATPSSGDEYSIIVGLVDCGTKHWMTEDALIYTNLLIYSPVASPDGVVRMDEAVIPVECHYERKYSLSSSSIVPTWIPFMSTQAAVATLEFDLRIMTTDWLYRRSSNVYFLGEPISIEASVRVGNHVGLRVFVSSCVATLQPDIYSVPRYVFVENGCLVDSELPGSKSYFLSRTQDDTLQMNIDAFRFYNEDRGELYITCHLTAAPANDAEAPNKACTFLNGRWRSADGNDYLCGNCQRVNKPSSPGKIGPRGFGKPDESEPFWRSGLRANTVGEQEARVGPMVVLPASQKSGPIPFGDLPPVLNKISRPLVYGSQWRSGNNNRVDQKGLVLDSQSTPDEVTFQTLDSKQTKEVKSGTERKDGDVVAVFPLLEEASPELSWNSKGAALDKNNTAAHKKITMLIPVHSASLALLISFAFGVANAIRSLKDGPVIDAEGREYKSAKFITDEEDIGGQQLNDGPTVRVQCTEASMIIYVKPDVFKNGHLVSPEELFLGSAEHPDRSECRAVAAGDAEYVIEAVLQDCGSKLTISEDSVIYSNKLIISPAASFLGITRRMHGLVPVSCHYKRTHLVSSNAQQTLLASFTPAKISTAAFSLKLMTDDWRSETSSRSFYIGELLHLEASYTGPDSGQRRLFIDSCVATLSPDTTSVPRYSFIENHGCLSDAKYEGSNSLLLPRTSSSTLRLQLDVFLFHQEPRNSMYITCKLKATSEMWRSSSINKACNYVHSRWINVDGSDVCPCCDSTCSKSTPDHDTNLRPQTPEDVTYGTVTLGPLMVFPRK; from the exons ATGAAGTCCTTGTGTTTTTGGGTTACCGTCCTTCTTGGACTCTGTTTCAGGTCATCTTTGGCTTTTCCTCCCAAAGATTTTCGACAACATGCTTCATTTCAGAGCCCTCAGATCACAGGGCGCTCCCAACACACTCAGCAACTGAAGAATCCAGCTGAGGAACGAGAGCAGGTGAATACCGTCAGACTGACCTGCCATCCAGACTCGCTGGAGATCATTATCAAAGCTGACATGTTTGGAGTTGGAGCTCCAGTTGATAGCCATGAACTACGCCTTGGAGTGGAGCAGAACGATTACTGTAGAGCTACACCGTCTTCAGGAGATGAGTACAGCATCATCGTCGGGCTTGTGGACTGCGGCACCAAACATTGG ATGACTGAAGACGCTCTGATCTACACAAACCTGCTCATATACTCTCCTGTGGCCTCTCCAGACGGGGTGGTTCGAATGGATGAGGCTGTAATTCCAGTTGAGTGTCACTACGAAAG gAAGTACAGTTTGTCCAGTTCTTCAATCGTGCCCACCTGGATCCCCTTCATGTCTACCCAAGCTGCAGTGGCAACTTTGGAGTTTGACTTGAGAATTATGACAA CTGACTGGCTTTATCGCAGAAGCTCTAATGTGTATTTCCTCGGGGAGCCCATCAGCATCGAAGCCTCGGTCAGAGTTGGAAATCACGTGGGGCTCCGAGTGTTTGTGAGCAGCTGTGTGGCTACGCTTCAACCAGATATATACTCCGTTCCCAGATACGTCTTTGTTGAAAATGG GTGCTTGGTTGACTCTGAGCTTCCAGGTTCTAAGTCCTACTTCTTATCCAGGACTCAGGATGACACGCTCCAGATGAACATTGATGCCTTTAGGTTTTATaacgaggacagaggagag CTCTACATCACATGTCACCTGACTGCTGCACCAGCAAATGATGCAGAGGCACCTAATAAGGCGTGCACTTTTCTAAATGGAAG ATGGAGGTCAGCTGATGGTAATGACTATCTATGTGGGAATTGTCAAAGAGTTAATAAGCCCAGCAGCCCTGGGAAGATTGGACCTCGTGGGTTTGGAAAGCCAGATGAATCTGAACCGTTCTGGAGGAGCGGACTGAGGGCCAATACAG TGGGGGAACAGGAGGCAAGAGTCGGTCCAATGGTGGTCTTGCCAGCCAGTCAGAAAAGTGGACCAATACCTTTTGGGGATCTTCCTCCTGTTCTAAATAAAATCAGCAGACCTTTAGTGTACGGCAGCCAGTGGAGGAGtggaaacaacaacagagttG ATCAGAAGGGACTGGTTCTTGATTCACAATCTACACCAGACGAGGTGACGTTTCAGACTCTTGATTCCAAGCAGACTAAAGAAGTCAAAAGTGGAACAGAGCGCAAAG ATGGAGATGTGGTGGCAGTCTTTCCCCTTCTAGAAGAGGCCTCCCCGGAGCTCAGCTGGAACTCAAAGGGAGCAGCGTTGGACAAGAACAACACAGCAGCTCACA AAAAGATCACAATGTTGATCCCAGTTCACTCGGCCTCTCTGGCACTGCTGATATCTTTTGCTTTTGGTGTTGCAAATGCCATTCGAAGTTTGAAAGATGGACCTGTGATAGATGCTGAAGGGAGGGAATATAAATCTGCAAAATTCATAACAGATGAAGAAGACATCGGCGGACAACAACTCAATGATGGACCCACTGTCCGTGTACAATGCACAGAAGCATCCATGATCATTTATGTGAAGCCTGACGTGTTCAAAAATGGACACCTCGTGTCTCCAGAGGAGCTTTTTTTAGGATCAGCAGAGCATCCAGACAGGAGTGAGTGTCgagctgttgctgctggtgaCGCTGAATACGTCATTGAAGCTGTTCTGCAAGACTGTGGCTCCAAATTAACT ATCTCTGAGGACTCTGTGATCTACTCAAACAAGCTGATAATCTCACCGGCTGCCAGTTTCCTTGGCATTACAAGACGGATGCATGGCCTGGTCCCTGTTTCCTGTCACTATAAAAG GACACACCTTGTGAGCAGTAACGCTCAGCAGACACTGCTGGCCTCCTTCACTCCTGCAAAGATTTCAACTGCTGCTTTCTCTCTAAAGCTGATGACTG ACGACTGGAGGAGTGAGACGTCCTCCAGGTCCTTCTACATTGGAGAACTCCTGCACCTGGAGGCCTCTTACACTGGGCCTGACTCGGGACAAAGACGGCTCTTCATCGACAGCTGTGTCGCCACGCTGTCACCTGACACAACATCTGTTCCCAGATACTCCTTCATAGAGAACCACGG GTGCCTCTCTGACGCAAAATATGAAGGATCAAACTCACTGCTGCTCCCGAGAACGAGCTCTTCAACGCTTCGACTGCAGCTCGATGTTTTCCTGTTTCACCAGGAGCCAAGGAACTCA atgTATATCACTTGCAAGCTGAAGGCAACCTCTGAAATGTGGAGGAGCAGCTCCATCAACAAGGCCTGCAATTATGTACATTCAAG ATGGATAAATGTGGATGGCAGTGATGTGTGTCCATGTTGTGACAGTACCTGTTCCAAAAGTACTCCAGACCACGACACAAATCTGAGACCTCAGACCCCTGAAG atgtGACATATGGAACTGTAACACTCGGCCCTTTGatggttttccccagaaagtag
- the LOC129098294 gene encoding BUB3-interacting and GLEBS motif-containing protein ZNF207-like isoform X2 — MGRKKKKQMKPWCWYCNRDFDDEKILIQHQKAKHFKCHICHKKLYTGPGLAIHCMQVHKETIDGVPNAIPGRTDIELEIYGMEGIPEKDMEERRRVLEQKNQDTQKKKQNQDDSDEYDEDDEPGPSFQQPPAGQPQAAYIPPMSQPGMPPGSGAPGIPPGSYSGIPPMMPGVPPMMPRMPPVMPGMPPGMMPMGGLMPPGPGMPPMMPVVPPGMPPPVVHRPGMPHMAQVPSAANLLTRPLVPAATAPSAQPAVTKPLFPIAGQSQQSGSPHPPSCTSSDPSKPTFPAYTQATGAVASPTAGSSTVSKPPSTVTSKPATLTTSSATSKLIHPDEDISLEEFRSQLPRYQRSVPRHGQTTAAAPSVGPVGGMMAPQQSGMRHPIPGQYGGPPQGMPGYMQGGMPPYGQAPPVVPPGYQGAPPRPPMGMRPPVMSPGARY, encoded by the exons ATggggagaaagaagaagaagcagatgAAGCCTTGGTGCTG GTATTGTAACAGAGACTTTGATGATGAAAAGATCCTCATTCAGCACCAGAAGGCCAAACACTTCAAATGCCACATCTGTCATAAGAAGCTGTACACTGGCCCTGGACTCGCTATCCACTGTATGCAG GTACACAAAGAGACAATTGATGGAGTTCCTAATGCAATACCTGGAAGAACAGATATCGAGCTGGAGATTTATGGCATGGAGGGAATTCCTGAAAAAGACatggaagagagaagaagagtgctGGAACAAAAGAACCAAG ACACtcaaaagaagaaacagaacCAGGATGACTCTGATGAGTACGATGAGGATGATGAGCCTGGTCCCTCCTTCCAGCAGCCCCCTGCAGGTCAACCTCAGGCAGCCTACATCCCCCCTATGAGCCAGCCTGGCATGCCTCCTGGCTCTGGGGCTCCAGGGATCCCACCGGGCAGCTACTCAG GAATTCCCCCAATGATGCCAGGTGTGCCGCCAATGATGCCACGAATGCCTCCCGTTATGCCAGGAATGCCTCCAGG GATGATGCCAATGGGTGGGTTGATGCCTCCAGGTCCAGGGATGCCACCAATGATGCCAGTTGTGCCACCAG GCATGCCTCCTCCTGTGGTTCACCGTCCAGGGATGCCACACATGGCTCAGGTTCCTTCTGCTGCAAACTTGCTGACTAGACCTCTTGTTCCTGCTGCCACGGCCCCCTCAGCCCAGCCGGCTGTCACTAAGCCTCTGTTCCCCATTGCTGGACAG aGTCAGCAGTCAGggtccccccaccccccctcctgTACCTCCTCTGATCCCTCAAAGCCCACATTCCCGGCCTACACTCAGGCCACCGGAGCTGTGGCCAGCCCCACTGCTGGCAGCAGTACGGTTTCCAAACCTCCCTCTACTGTGACCAGTAAGCCCGCTACCCTCACCACCTCCAGTGCAACCAGTAAGTTGATCCACCCTGATGAGGATATCTCACTG GAAGAGTTTCGGTCTCAGTTGCCGAGATACCAGCGCAGTGTTCCCCGCCACGGCCAGACCACCGCTGCTGCCCCGTCAGTTGGTCCTGTAGGGGGCATGATGGCACCTCAGCAGTCCGGCATGAGGCACCCCATACCTG GTCAGTATGGTGGTCCGCCCCAGGGGATGCCAGGCTACATGCAAGGAGGGATGCCTCCATACGGACAGGCCCCACCTGTGGTTCCCCCGGGGTACCAGGGAGCCCCTCCGAGACCACCCATGGGTATGAGGCCCCCTGTCATGTCTCCTGGAGCCCGCTACTGA
- the LOC129098294 gene encoding BUB3-interacting and GLEBS motif-containing protein ZNF207-like isoform X1 — translation MGRKKKKQMKPWCWYCNRDFDDEKILIQHQKAKHFKCHICHKKLYTGPGLAIHCMQVHKETIDGVPNAIPGRTDIELEIYGMEGIPEKDMEERRRVLEQKNQDTQKKKQNQDDSDEYDEDDEPGPSFQQPPAGQPQAAYIPPMSQPGMPPGSGAPGIPPGSYSGIPPMMPGVPPMMPRMPPVMPGMPPGMMPMGGLMPPGPGMPPMMPVVPPGMPPPVVHRPGMPHMAQVPSAANLLTRPLVPAATAPSAQPAVTKPLFPIAGQMGSRVSSTSADSQCASPKALLPVTSQSQQSGSPHPPSCTSSDPSKPTFPAYTQATGAVASPTAGSSTVSKPPSTVTSKPATLTTSSATSKLIHPDEDISLEEFRSQLPRYQRSVPRHGQTTAAAPSVGPVGGMMAPQQSGMRHPIPGQYGGPPQGMPGYMQGGMPPYGQAPPVVPPGYQGAPPRPPMGMRPPVMSPGARY, via the exons ATggggagaaagaagaagaagcagatgAAGCCTTGGTGCTG GTATTGTAACAGAGACTTTGATGATGAAAAGATCCTCATTCAGCACCAGAAGGCCAAACACTTCAAATGCCACATCTGTCATAAGAAGCTGTACACTGGCCCTGGACTCGCTATCCACTGTATGCAG GTACACAAAGAGACAATTGATGGAGTTCCTAATGCAATACCTGGAAGAACAGATATCGAGCTGGAGATTTATGGCATGGAGGGAATTCCTGAAAAAGACatggaagagagaagaagagtgctGGAACAAAAGAACCAAG ACACtcaaaagaagaaacagaacCAGGATGACTCTGATGAGTACGATGAGGATGATGAGCCTGGTCCCTCCTTCCAGCAGCCCCCTGCAGGTCAACCTCAGGCAGCCTACATCCCCCCTATGAGCCAGCCTGGCATGCCTCCTGGCTCTGGGGCTCCAGGGATCCCACCGGGCAGCTACTCAG GAATTCCCCCAATGATGCCAGGTGTGCCGCCAATGATGCCACGAATGCCTCCCGTTATGCCAGGAATGCCTCCAGG GATGATGCCAATGGGTGGGTTGATGCCTCCAGGTCCAGGGATGCCACCAATGATGCCAGTTGTGCCACCAG GCATGCCTCCTCCTGTGGTTCACCGTCCAGGGATGCCACACATGGCTCAGGTTCCTTCTGCTGCAAACTTGCTGACTAGACCTCTTGTTCCTGCTGCCACGGCCCCCTCAGCCCAGCCGGCTGTCACTAAGCCTCTGTTCCCCATTGCTGGACAG ATGGGCAGTCGCGTTTCAAGTACAAGTGCAGACTCTCAGTGTGCCTCCCCTAAAGCTCTGCTCCCTGTCACCTCACAA aGTCAGCAGTCAGggtccccccaccccccctcctgTACCTCCTCTGATCCCTCAAAGCCCACATTCCCGGCCTACACTCAGGCCACCGGAGCTGTGGCCAGCCCCACTGCTGGCAGCAGTACGGTTTCCAAACCTCCCTCTACTGTGACCAGTAAGCCCGCTACCCTCACCACCTCCAGTGCAACCAGTAAGTTGATCCACCCTGATGAGGATATCTCACTG GAAGAGTTTCGGTCTCAGTTGCCGAGATACCAGCGCAGTGTTCCCCGCCACGGCCAGACCACCGCTGCTGCCCCGTCAGTTGGTCCTGTAGGGGGCATGATGGCACCTCAGCAGTCCGGCATGAGGCACCCCATACCTG GTCAGTATGGTGGTCCGCCCCAGGGGATGCCAGGCTACATGCAAGGAGGGATGCCTCCATACGGACAGGCCCCACCTGTGGTTCCCCCGGGGTACCAGGGAGCCCCTCCGAGACCACCCATGGGTATGAGGCCCCCTGTCATGTCTCCTGGAGCCCGCTACTGA
- the c11h17orf75 gene encoding protein Njmu-R1: protein MFTSQTSSFQDSIDVEEKDDFDSDEISGFSQKTQLNCYYTIYLYQGTRSEASGENVAWNQRRADSTTSQEDFSLTLIDSSLPSEAEPELRTYISRRLSKGALLGGMGNIATVELSIPEQAVGCYCCLLEQERSPDQPDADGNGHVICFMGGSEKGLNLFRLELDKYVQGLHSSLQTPELQNLETEVRPYLSRWYEESVMHIHRVVQLVQSNISFLLHAALSHTQVEVNNSDERTKADVSRFIKAASLQGLSQQDPTTASLCKAISEDTPSDLIIDCSTSPPTLSNTVSNRFCDDWIQAFLNAAERCNPFLLGQILENFKLKAIQDMNSLKRFVRQAEMSHYALFRCCQFLQGCGNGDVLLQNARAEHSDLPEACSIITVLEEFLKEQAQAQAQAQAQAQA, encoded by the exons ATGTTTACCTCCCAGACCTCCTCCTTCCAGGACTCCATAGACGTGGAAGAGAAGGATGACTTTGACAGTGATGAGATTTCTGGATTCAGCCAGAAAACCCAGCTGAACTGCTACTACACCATCTACCTGTACCAAGGCACAAG ATCTGAGGCTTCTGGGGAAAATGTGGCATGGAACCAGAGACGAGCAGACTCCACAACCAGTCAGGAGGACTTTAG CCTGACCCTGATCGACAGCAGCCTTCCATCAGAGGCAGAACCTGAGCTGAGGACCTACATTTCAAGGAGGCTCAGCAAAGGCGCCCTGCTGGGAGGCATGGGCAACATCGCCACTGTGGAACTGAG TATCCCAGAGCAGGCAGTGGGCTGCTACTGCTGCCTCCTGGAGCAGGAAAGGTCTCCTGACCAGCCTGATGCTGATGGAAACGGACATGTCATCTGCTTCATGGGCGGCTCTGAAAAAGGACTGAACTT atttcGATTAGAACTTGATAAATACGTCCAAGGCCTGCATAGCAGCCTGCAAACCCCAGAG CTGCAGAACCTTGAGACGGAGGTGCGTCCGTATCTGAGCCGGTGGTACGAGGAGTCTGTGATGCACATTCATCGGGTGGTGCAGCTGGTCCAGAGCAACATCAGCTTCCTGCTGCACGCT GCTCTGAGTCACACACAAGTGGAGGTCAATAATTCAGATGAGAGGACAAAGGCTGATGTGAGCAG GTTCATCAAAGCAGCCAGTTTGCAGGGTCTGTCCCAACAAGACCCTACAACAGCTTCTCTGTGTAAGGCTATCTCAGAGGACACACCTTCTGACCTGATCATAGACTGCTCCACCAGCCCCCCCACACTCTCTAACACAG TCAGTAATCGTTTCTGTGATGACTGGATTCAGGCCTTCCTGAACGCTGCCGAGCGTTGTAATCCTTTCCTGCTCGGACAGATTCTGGAGAACTTCAAACTTAAG GCCATCCAGGACATGAACAGCCTGAAGCGCTTTGTGCGTCAGGCAGAGATGAGTCACTACGCCCTGTTTCGCTGCTGCCAGTTCCTACAGGGCTGCGGAAATGGGGATGTGTTGCTGCAGAATGCCAGGGCGGAGCACAGCGACCTGCCTGAAGCCTGCAGCATCATCACTGTCCTGGAGGAGTTCCTCAAGGAACAAGCCCAGGCCCAAGCCCAGGCCCAGGCCCAAGCCCAGGCCTGA
- the LOC129098221 gene encoding uncharacterized protein LOC129098221, with amino-acid sequence MSVDGTKLLFEGFLQKRKDTMKLRWMTYWFRLQNATLFFYTQKNGSASHLKGYYYIFTVQSVREVQRVDSKRFVFEIIMKNGKRKVLAADTAVLRKEWVGHLWQAMHLSTSVVSDSRSTHVDVCEQRERVNSSAPIFSHSVMESLPARPLSAPSHIQHEIRSIAPSEEPDREETLYQNTLPDCSYQHHNGSQWTSGWSNAVEGDYDILPLRNKVCEVNASTDMDEDVYDFPVSYRRAAEQPNPTESIYDVPSALLRRMPDRPSEDQPEDGDYWRI; translated from the exons ATGTCTGTGGATGGGACTAAGTTATTGTTTGAAGGCTTcctgcagaaaagaaaagataccATG AAATTGAGATGGATGACGTATTGGTTCAGGCTTCAAAACGCAACCTTGTTCTTCTATACACAGAAGAATGGCAGCGCT TCACACTTGAAAGGCTATTACTACATCTTCACA GTTCAGTCGGTGCGAGAGGTCCAGAGAGTCGACAGCAAGCGCTTTGTGTTTGAGATCATCATGAAAAATGGAAAGAGGAAAGTGTTG gcagcAGACACTGCAGTTCTCAGAAAGGAGTGGGTGGGGCATCTATGGCAAGCTATGCATCTTTCTACCTCTGTGGTTTCGGACTCCAGAAGCACCCA CGTGGACGTGTGTGAGCAGCGAGAGAGGGTGAACAGCAGCGCACCCATCTTCTCACACAGTGTGATGGAGTCGCTGCCTGCTCGGCCCCTCTCTGCCCCCTCACACATCCAGCATGAGATCAGGAGCATCGCCCCCTCTGAGGAGCCAGACCGTGAGGAGACCCTGTACCAAAACACACTTCCAGACTGTAGCTACCAGCATCACAATG GTTCACAGTGGACGAGTGGGTGGAGCAATGCAGTGGAAGGAGACTATGACATTCTACCACTTAGAAACA AGGTCTGTGAGGTCAACGCTTCAACAGACATGGACGAGGACGTGTACGACTTTCCTGTCTCTTACAGGAGGGCTGCTGAACAGCCAA ACCCCACAGAGAGCATCTATGACGTCCCGAGCGCTCTTCTGAGGAGGATGCCTGATCGCCCTTCAG AGGACCAACCGGAGGACGGGGACTACTGGAGGATATGA